From the uncultured Trichococcus sp. genome, one window contains:
- a CDS encoding DeoR/GlpR family DNA-binding transcription regulator — MKSSQGIVYKRRQQILKALQEKKVVLVEDLAKELAVSEITVRRDLQSFDDQHLIERFYGGARLLEGSFQKEEYPAVRPHRSKKQEIAKLAATLVNDHDMIFINSGSTAFLLLNYLSDRNVTIITNNGRAIFRNPSSKAEIVLSGGEIYEKKKSLVGDFALYTFSKVTANICFLGVGGINEKGITTYALPETAINRLILERTNGPRIVVAEGSKVGREQNFSTADISLITHLVTDRSADKEEIQKIEAKGVKVLYVTDVADITGVTDENGTED; from the coding sequence ATGAAATCAAGTCAAGGGATCGTTTACAAACGAAGACAGCAAATTTTGAAAGCCCTTCAAGAAAAGAAAGTTGTGTTAGTGGAAGATTTGGCGAAGGAACTGGCTGTCTCGGAAATCACAGTCAGACGAGATCTGCAAAGTTTTGACGATCAGCACCTGATTGAGCGTTTCTATGGAGGCGCCCGTCTATTGGAAGGATCTTTTCAAAAAGAAGAATATCCGGCAGTCAGGCCACATCGTTCGAAAAAACAGGAAATTGCGAAGTTGGCTGCCACTCTGGTCAATGATCATGATATGATCTTCATCAATTCGGGATCTACCGCATTCCTCTTGCTCAACTACTTGTCGGACCGGAATGTTACCATCATAACCAACAACGGCCGGGCAATCTTCCGTAATCCATCCTCGAAAGCGGAAATCGTGCTGTCGGGCGGGGAGATTTACGAAAAGAAAAAATCGCTCGTAGGGGATTTCGCCTTGTACACCTTCTCCAAGGTGACGGCCAATATCTGCTTTTTGGGTGTGGGCGGCATCAACGAAAAAGGAATCACGACCTATGCATTGCCGGAAACAGCAATCAACAGGCTGATCCTAGAACGAACGAACGGGCCGCGCATCGTAGTGGCGGAAGGCAGCAAAGTCGGCCGGGAGCAAAATTTTTCCACTGCTGACATCAGCCTCATCACGCATCTGGTGACTGACCGTTCTGCGGATAAAGAAGAAATTCAGAAAATCGAAGCCAAGGGCGTGAAGGTACTGTATGTTACCGACGTTGCCGACATTACCGGCGTTACCGATGAGAACGGAACGGAAGACTGA